Proteins encoded by one window of Actinocorallia herbida:
- a CDS encoding DUF4276 family protein, with the protein MPGLVAEGESDHDFLRPVIFRFLKELLIENPAADFDLSETLSSTCVKKHGKERFTEAATKLGKRCHLVFVHADHNEAHEAVALKTVIACRTVVLVPERETESWMLADPDAFAKVRGADLGSLPKDPAAAERVAEPKAMLAKVLRPAGITRPTDYFGRLGEDISLQVLGRIPAFARWADETKEALKGLGYL; encoded by the coding sequence GTGCCCGGACTCGTCGCAGAAGGCGAGTCGGACCATGACTTCCTGCGGCCGGTGATCTTCAGATTCCTGAAAGAGCTGCTGATCGAGAATCCGGCCGCCGATTTCGACCTGTCGGAGACGCTGTCGTCCACCTGTGTGAAGAAGCACGGGAAAGAGCGGTTCACCGAGGCGGCGACGAAGCTCGGGAAGCGCTGCCATCTGGTGTTCGTGCACGCCGACCACAACGAGGCGCATGAGGCCGTGGCGCTGAAGACCGTCATCGCTTGCCGGACCGTCGTTCTCGTCCCCGAGCGGGAGACCGAGTCGTGGATGCTCGCCGATCCCGACGCGTTCGCGAAGGTGCGCGGGGCGGACCTCGGGTCGTTGCCGAAGGATCCGGCGGCGGCCGAGAGGGTCGCTGAGCCCAAGGCCATGCTGGCCAAGGTGCTGCGTCCGGCGGGGATCACTCGGCCGACCGACTATTTTGGACGTCTCGGCGAGGACATCAGCTTGCAGGTGCTGGGACGGATACCTGCTTTCGCCCGGTGGGCGGACGAGACCAAAGAAGCCCTGAAAGGATTGGGATATCTGTGA
- a CDS encoding acetolactate synthase large subunit, with the protein MTEQMTGAQALVRALENVGVDTMFGIPGGAILPAYDPIYDSQKLRHILVRHEQGAGHAAQGYAQATGRVGVCMATSGPGATNLVTPIADAYMDSVPMVAITGQVASKAIGTDAFQEADISGITLPITKHNFLVTDPREIARTIVEAFHIAGTGRPGPVLVDIAKDALQAKFDFVWGEEMRLPGYRPVTRPHSKQVREAARLIMDAKRPVLYVGGGVIKARASNELRALAELTGAPVVTTLMALGSFPDGHPQHMGMPGMHGTVGAVGALQKADLIVALGARFDDRVTGNLDSFAPHAAIVHADIDPAEISKNRHADVPIVGDAREVITDLVAAIQAEQAAGRTADYAAWWQQLNAWKETYALGYDTPPNGELAPQYVIERLGKIAGPDALYCAGVGQHQMWASQFINYEQPGSFINSGGAGTMGYAVPAAMGAKVGAPDKTVWAIDGDGCFQMTNQELVTCAIEGIPIKIALINNGNLGMVRQWQTLFYDGRYSNTKLHSKRIPDFVKLADAYGCEGLRVERAEEVDAAIEKAMAINDRPVVIDFVVHDDAMVWPMVAAGSSNDDINYARDLAPKWEHED; encoded by the coding sequence ATGACCGAGCAGATGACCGGGGCCCAGGCGCTGGTCCGTGCCTTGGAGAACGTCGGCGTCGACACCATGTTCGGGATTCCGGGCGGGGCGATCCTTCCGGCGTACGACCCGATCTACGACTCGCAGAAGCTGCGGCACATCCTGGTCCGGCACGAGCAGGGCGCGGGCCACGCGGCACAGGGCTACGCCCAGGCCACGGGCCGGGTCGGCGTCTGCATGGCGACGTCGGGACCGGGCGCCACCAACCTGGTGACGCCGATCGCCGACGCCTACATGGACTCCGTCCCGATGGTCGCGATCACCGGCCAGGTCGCCTCCAAGGCGATCGGCACCGACGCCTTCCAGGAAGCCGATATCTCCGGCATCACCCTGCCGATCACCAAGCACAACTTCCTCGTCACCGACCCCCGCGAGATCGCCAGGACGATCGTCGAGGCGTTCCACATCGCGGGCACCGGACGCCCCGGCCCCGTCCTCGTCGACATCGCCAAGGACGCGCTCCAGGCCAAGTTCGACTTCGTCTGGGGCGAGGAGATGCGGCTGCCGGGCTACCGGCCCGTCACCCGGCCGCACTCCAAGCAGGTCCGCGAGGCCGCCAGGCTGATCATGGACGCCAAGCGCCCCGTCCTGTACGTCGGCGGCGGTGTCATCAAGGCCCGCGCGTCCAATGAGCTGCGCGCGCTCGCCGAGCTGACCGGCGCCCCCGTCGTCACCACCCTGATGGCGCTGGGCTCCTTCCCCGACGGGCACCCCCAGCACATGGGCATGCCCGGCATGCACGGCACCGTCGGCGCCGTGGGCGCGCTCCAGAAGGCCGACCTGATCGTCGCGCTCGGAGCCCGCTTCGACGACCGGGTCACCGGCAACCTCGACTCGTTCGCGCCGCACGCCGCGATCGTGCACGCCGACATCGACCCGGCCGAGATCTCCAAGAACCGGCACGCCGACGTCCCGATCGTCGGCGACGCCCGCGAGGTCATCACCGACCTGGTCGCGGCGATCCAGGCCGAGCAGGCCGCGGGCCGCACCGCGGACTACGCCGCCTGGTGGCAGCAGCTGAACGCGTGGAAGGAGACCTACGCGCTCGGCTACGACACCCCGCCGAACGGCGAACTCGCCCCGCAGTACGTCATCGAGCGGCTCGGCAAGATCGCCGGACCCGACGCGCTGTACTGCGCGGGCGTCGGCCAGCACCAGATGTGGGCCTCGCAGTTCATCAACTACGAGCAGCCCGGATCGTTCATCAACTCCGGCGGCGCGGGCACCATGGGCTACGCCGTCCCGGCCGCGATGGGCGCCAAGGTCGGCGCGCCCGACAAGACCGTCTGGGCGATCGACGGCGACGGCTGCTTCCAGATGACGAACCAGGAGCTCGTCACCTGCGCCATCGAGGGCATCCCGATCAAGATCGCCCTCATCAACAACGGTAACCTCGGCATGGTCCGGCAGTGGCAGACCCTCTTCTACGACGGCCGCTACTCCAACACCAAGCTGCACTCCAAGCGCATCCCCGACTTCGTCAAGCTCGCCGACGCCTACGGCTGCGAGGGCCTGCGGGTCGAGCGCGCAGAAGAGGTCGACGCGGCCATCGAGAAGGCAATGGCGATCAACGACCGGCCCGTCGTCATCGACTTCGTCGTCCACGACGACGCGATGGTCTGGCCGATGGTCGCCGCAGGGTCCAGCAACGACGACATCAACTACGCGCGCGACCTCGCGCCGAAGTGGGAGCACGAAGACTGA
- a CDS encoding AAA family ATPase, whose translation MITNIRINGFKSFLDFELDVPPFLALVGPNASGKSNLFDALALVADVVQHGPQRALTLQPRGSALDMFHRFEDGSSLDQLTIAVTALVEPGFGRTGALPMECTLVLDKSGEYPQVIEGRLRVIPRIEYGSLGEAVANGHWSLLAVTGVAGGHIDYADDDAEPEAEWADFSLVADHSSNSILLELFRLECATWRPYALEPRVMRLPVSAPDRGPLSLDGRNLAAVLHRLDREKVLWRLEADLAALIPGLREIKPLLDERRQEFDFDAVFAGVGSVLPRVLSDGTLRALALLAAAHDPGFRGVLAVEEVENGFHPGRVAELVRRLTRDLADLGEGEEAHGLRQVLLTSHSPALVAALWAEHSAGLRFVDVVTRIDGPGHRTSRVTRVLPVREDAEPGAAATPWDVERFLATVREGDL comes from the coding sequence ATGATCACCAACATAAGGATCAACGGCTTCAAGTCCTTCCTGGACTTCGAACTCGACGTGCCCCCCTTCCTCGCCCTGGTGGGCCCCAACGCCAGCGGCAAATCCAACCTCTTCGACGCACTCGCCCTCGTCGCCGACGTGGTGCAGCACGGCCCGCAGCGTGCCCTGACGCTTCAGCCGCGCGGCTCCGCCCTGGACATGTTCCACCGCTTCGAGGACGGCAGTTCGCTCGATCAGCTGACGATCGCGGTCACCGCGCTCGTTGAGCCCGGCTTCGGACGGACAGGCGCTCTGCCCATGGAGTGCACGCTCGTACTCGACAAGTCAGGCGAGTATCCGCAGGTGATCGAGGGCCGCCTGCGGGTCATCCCCCGCATCGAGTACGGGTCGCTGGGGGAGGCGGTGGCGAACGGGCATTGGAGTCTGCTTGCGGTGACGGGTGTGGCCGGTGGTCACATCGACTATGCCGACGACGACGCGGAGCCAGAGGCCGAGTGGGCCGACTTCTCGTTGGTGGCCGATCATTCGTCCAACTCGATCCTGCTGGAGCTGTTCCGCCTGGAGTGCGCCACGTGGCGGCCGTATGCGCTTGAGCCAAGGGTCATGCGGCTACCGGTCAGCGCGCCTGACCGCGGGCCCCTGAGCCTGGATGGCCGGAACCTGGCGGCGGTGCTCCACCGCCTCGACCGCGAGAAGGTCCTCTGGCGGCTCGAAGCGGACCTTGCCGCGCTGATCCCAGGTTTGCGCGAGATCAAGCCATTGCTGGACGAACGGCGGCAGGAGTTCGATTTCGACGCGGTCTTCGCCGGGGTCGGCTCCGTCCTGCCCAGAGTTCTCTCAGACGGCACGTTGCGCGCGCTGGCGCTTCTGGCAGCGGCGCATGATCCGGGATTTCGGGGCGTCCTCGCGGTCGAGGAAGTGGAGAACGGCTTCCACCCGGGCCGGGTCGCCGAACTCGTTCGTCGTCTCACCAGAGATCTTGCGGACCTTGGTGAAGGTGAGGAGGCCCATGGCCTTCGGCAGGTGCTCCTCACCTCGCATTCACCCGCCCTGGTCGCCGCCCTATGGGCCGAGCACAGTGCGGGCTTGCGGTTCGTGGATGTCGTCACCCGGATCGATGGCCCTGGCCATCGCACTTCGCGGGTCACCCGGGTGCTGCCGGTCCGTGAGGATGCCGAACCGGGTGCGGCAGCGACTCCTTGGGATGTGGAGCGGTTCCTGGCGACGGTGCGGGAGGGCGATCTTTGA
- a CDS encoding NADP-dependent oxidoreductase, producing the protein MRAVAVADFGATPEMMELPAPEAGPGEILVRLRVAGVNPFDWKAADGAMRGNVDHHFPMIMGSDGAGVVEKVGPGVSRFKVGDAVYGQFMRVQKGLGSYADYAVAEEHGPVSTFPEGLPYTWAAALPTASSTAYNLVETTKIEPGTVVLVNGATGGVGQSAVQLAANKGAHVIGTTEPEMADYLMELGAMETVDFTRGQVVEDVMAAHPGGIDVVIDLVTTTRGDTPLAAVLRRGGIFISTLGAADPDALAAIDIQGANLFNRTTAELLGLLAELADGGRLKIRIEHEVRLEEAPETIAALRSGKAKGKTVIVL; encoded by the coding sequence ATGCGTGCTGTGGCGGTGGCGGACTTCGGGGCTACGCCCGAGATGATGGAGCTTCCGGCACCGGAGGCGGGCCCGGGGGAGATCCTGGTGCGGCTACGGGTCGCGGGCGTCAACCCGTTCGACTGGAAGGCCGCCGACGGGGCGATGCGCGGCAACGTCGACCACCACTTTCCGATGATCATGGGCTCGGACGGCGCCGGGGTCGTCGAGAAGGTGGGGCCGGGCGTCAGCAGGTTCAAGGTCGGCGACGCCGTCTACGGGCAGTTCATGCGCGTCCAGAAGGGTCTGGGGTCGTACGCGGACTACGCGGTGGCCGAGGAGCACGGGCCCGTCTCGACGTTCCCGGAGGGGCTGCCCTACACGTGGGCGGCGGCCCTGCCGACGGCGAGCAGCACCGCCTACAACCTCGTCGAGACGACCAAGATCGAACCGGGCACCGTCGTGCTCGTCAACGGGGCGACGGGCGGGGTGGGCCAGTCGGCGGTCCAGCTCGCCGCGAACAAGGGCGCCCACGTCATCGGGACGACGGAGCCGGAGATGGCCGACTACCTGATGGAACTCGGCGCGATGGAGACCGTGGACTTCACCCGGGGCCAGGTCGTCGAGGACGTCATGGCGGCCCATCCGGGCGGGATCGACGTCGTCATCGACCTCGTCACCACGACCCGCGGGGACACCCCGCTCGCCGCGGTGCTGCGCCGGGGCGGCATCTTCATCAGCACGCTAGGCGCCGCCGACCCGGACGCCCTCGCCGCGATCGACATCCAGGGCGCGAACCTCTTCAACCGCACCACGGCCGAGCTGCTCGGCCTGCTCGCCGAACTCGCGGACGGCGGCCGCCTCAAGATCCGGATCGAACACGAGGTCCGGCTGGAGGAGGCCCCCGAGACCATCGCGGCGCTCCGCTCCGGCAAGGCCAAGGGCAAGACCGTCATCGTGCTCTGA
- the gatB gene encoding Asp-tRNA(Asn)/Glu-tRNA(Gln) amidotransferase subunit GatB has translation MSVSTLVPFSEALEKYSPVLGIETHIELGTASKMFCGCATGFGAEPNTQVCPVCLGLPGSLPVVNEKAIEFAIRIGLALNCDIAEWCRFARKNYFYPDMPKDFQISQYDEPICFEGYLDVEVEGETYRIGIERAHLEEDTGKSTHVGGATGRIHGADHSLVDYNRSGIPLIEIVTKPIEATGEKAPLVARAYATELRELVRALGASDVRMEEGSMRCDVNVSLMLKDATEWGTRTETKNVNSLRSVERSVRYEIERQAGVLDAGGKITQETRHFHETDGSTSPGRSKEEAQDYRYFPEPDLVPVAPSRAWVEEIRATLPELPAARRVRVKAAWSLSDEEFRDVVNAGALDLIEETIAEGASPAAARKWWMNELSRTATTQGVELSELPITSGQVARIQALVDAGELNDKLARKVFEGVLAGEGTPDEVVAARGLKVVSDEGELLALVDQVIAANADAAQKVRDGKVAAAGALVGAIMKASRGQADAGRARELILERLGQA, from the coding sequence ATATCTGTGAGCACGCTGGTTCCCTTCAGCGAGGCGCTGGAGAAGTATTCGCCGGTGCTGGGCATTGAGACGCACATCGAGCTGGGGACTGCGTCGAAGATGTTCTGCGGGTGTGCGACGGGGTTCGGGGCAGAGCCGAACACTCAGGTTTGCCCGGTCTGCCTGGGGTTGCCCGGGTCGTTGCCGGTCGTCAACGAGAAGGCGATCGAGTTCGCGATCCGGATCGGGCTGGCGCTCAACTGCGACATCGCTGAGTGGTGTCGGTTCGCCCGGAAGAACTACTTCTATCCGGACATGCCGAAGGACTTTCAGATCTCGCAGTACGACGAGCCGATCTGCTTCGAGGGGTACCTCGACGTCGAGGTCGAGGGCGAGACGTACCGGATCGGGATCGAGCGGGCGCACCTGGAGGAGGACACCGGCAAGTCCACCCATGTGGGCGGGGCGACCGGGCGCATCCACGGCGCGGACCACTCGCTGGTCGACTACAACCGGTCGGGCATCCCGCTGATCGAGATCGTCACCAAGCCGATCGAGGCGACCGGGGAGAAGGCCCCGCTCGTCGCTCGGGCCTACGCCACGGAGCTGCGCGAGCTGGTGCGGGCGCTGGGCGCGTCGGACGTGCGCATGGAGGAGGGCTCCATGCGGTGCGACGTGAACGTGTCGCTCATGCTCAAGGACGCCACCGAGTGGGGCACCCGGACCGAGACCAAGAACGTGAACTCGCTGCGCAGCGTCGAGCGGTCCGTCAGGTACGAGATCGAGCGGCAGGCCGGCGTCCTGGACGCCGGGGGCAAGATCACCCAGGAGACCCGCCACTTCCACGAGACCGACGGGAGCACGAGCCCCGGCCGGTCCAAGGAGGAGGCGCAGGACTACCGGTACTTCCCCGAGCCCGACCTGGTGCCGGTGGCGCCGTCGCGGGCTTGGGTCGAGGAGATCCGGGCGACCCTGCCGGAGCTGCCCGCCGCCCGACGGGTCCGGGTGAAGGCCGCCTGGTCGCTGAGCGACGAGGAGTTCCGCGACGTGGTCAACGCGGGCGCGCTCGACCTCATCGAGGAGACGATCGCCGAGGGCGCCTCGCCCGCCGCCGCGCGCAAGTGGTGGATGAACGAGCTGTCCCGGACCGCGACGACCCAGGGCGTCGAGCTGTCCGAGCTGCCGATCACCTCCGGGCAGGTCGCCCGCATCCAGGCGCTGGTGGACGCCGGGGAGCTGAACGACAAGCTCGCCCGCAAGGTGTTCGAGGGCGTTCTGGCGGGCGAGGGCACGCCGGACGAGGTCGTGGCGGCCCGCGGCCTGAAGGTCGTCAGTGACGAGGGCGAGCTGCTCGCGCTCGTCGACCAGGTGATCGCCGCCAACGCCGACGCCGCGCAGAAGGTGCGCGACGGCAAGGTCGCCGCGGCCGGCGCGCTCGTCGGCGCGATCATGAAGGCCAGCCGCGGCCAGGCCGACGCGGGCCGGGCCCGTGAGCTGATCCTGGAGCGTCTCGGCCAGGCCTAG
- a CDS encoding putative bifunctional diguanylate cyclase/phosphodiesterase — protein MTGEESPRRLPAQALPLTIVVAFGALYAIGALLGWTSDWFAAGAGAAACGSLLYAAWHKPGDTGSWRWFGAAAGLWGVSGVVRAVSRLVLPGQVMSLSLADLFGVAAIVAFAAGFIVPTRLPRSPRQWLRYGADSYVCGVALFVLGWDAIFGNLFRLSGEAPVQFLLELVFPLLDIVLVCALLPFVLGAARRQRPTAVIAYLALLALTAGDVVNTAVRLESGTSVIGDVFRFGGLLLLGAAPWIGTGSRRGGVRGRMVGPGIAPALLAGAAAMFVAGHTLTGSRPVEPVVLIVAGTALLVLIARLTDLLRENDRLKSEIRAGEEHFRALAESVEDLVLICDEPGTVQYVNAGQQWNTGHALPDLLGRPLTELLHSEDVAEVVAALNRCDEGAREPLRLACRLRTEDGTWLPTESTFSRYAPGRVLITVRDLSEEAALKRQVDHLTFHDGLTGLPNRAYLEERTRQVLARRSPVSAVIFVDLDGFTAVNDSAGHAAGDQVLAQAARRLRAAVPADDTVARWGGDEFAVLVETASDAQSVVDLAERLLRVLSAEPYRVGERGIALTAGVGVAFADDDLASTTEAHSLDETGSASLIRNGDLAMTRAKELGGGRVEVFATQMHAAVVRRMELSSDLQRALAEEEFEVVFQPVFDLADGRVTGVEALARWRRDGDLVPPQDFLDAAEESGLIVPLGAWILREACGRAARWRAEGWEIGLSVNFTARQIAAPKFAATVAAALTETGLPPHALTLEVKEEVLVEQIQGGEQNDERLAVLRELGVRLAIDDFGTGYASLAFLGQLPVDVIKIDPSFTAGLDGDETRTLLTRTIISLGSDLGLTVVAEGIESAAQQEALRGMGCHRGQGFHLARPMSAARIDAEIRPGVVPLPGVQAG, from the coding sequence ATGACGGGCGAGGAATCGCCGCGCCGCCTACCGGCGCAGGCGCTGCCGCTGACCATCGTCGTCGCGTTCGGCGCGCTGTACGCGATCGGGGCGCTGCTGGGGTGGACCAGCGACTGGTTCGCCGCGGGAGCGGGCGCCGCCGCGTGCGGCAGCCTTCTGTACGCCGCCTGGCACAAGCCGGGGGACACCGGCTCCTGGCGCTGGTTCGGCGCGGCGGCGGGGCTGTGGGGGGTCAGCGGGGTCGTCCGGGCGGTCTCCCGGTTGGTGCTGCCGGGGCAGGTGATGTCGCTGTCGCTGGCCGACCTGTTCGGGGTCGCCGCGATCGTCGCGTTCGCCGCGGGCTTCATCGTGCCGACCAGGCTGCCGCGTTCGCCCAGGCAGTGGTTGAGATATGGCGCCGACTCCTATGTGTGTGGAGTCGCGCTGTTCGTCCTGGGCTGGGACGCGATCTTCGGGAACCTCTTCCGGCTGTCGGGCGAGGCCCCGGTGCAGTTCCTCCTGGAACTCGTCTTCCCGCTGCTGGACATCGTCCTGGTGTGCGCGCTGCTGCCGTTCGTCCTGGGCGCGGCCCGCAGGCAGCGGCCGACGGCGGTCATCGCCTATCTCGCCCTGCTCGCGCTCACCGCGGGCGACGTGGTCAACACCGCGGTGCGGCTGGAGAGCGGCACCTCGGTCATCGGCGACGTGTTCCGCTTCGGCGGCCTCCTGCTGCTGGGCGCGGCCCCCTGGATAGGCACGGGATCACGCCGGGGCGGGGTGCGCGGCCGGATGGTCGGTCCCGGCATCGCGCCCGCGCTGCTCGCGGGGGCCGCCGCGATGTTCGTCGCCGGGCACACGCTGACGGGCAGCCGCCCGGTCGAGCCCGTCGTGCTGATCGTCGCGGGCACCGCCCTGCTCGTCCTCATCGCCCGCCTCACCGACCTGCTGCGCGAGAACGACAGGCTCAAGTCGGAGATCCGCGCGGGCGAGGAACACTTCCGGGCGCTCGCCGAGAGCGTCGAGGACCTCGTGCTGATCTGCGACGAGCCGGGCACCGTCCAGTACGTCAACGCGGGGCAGCAGTGGAACACCGGGCACGCCCTGCCCGACCTCCTCGGCCGCCCGCTCACCGAACTGCTGCACTCCGAGGACGTCGCGGAGGTCGTCGCGGCGCTGAACCGGTGCGACGAGGGCGCGCGCGAGCCGCTCAGGCTGGCCTGCCGGCTCCGAACCGAGGACGGCACCTGGCTGCCCACGGAGTCCACCTTCTCCAGATACGCCCCGGGCCGGGTGCTGATCACCGTCCGGGACCTGTCGGAGGAGGCCGCGCTCAAGCGCCAGGTCGACCATCTGACGTTCCACGACGGCCTCACCGGACTGCCCAACCGCGCCTACCTCGAGGAGCGGACCCGTCAGGTGCTGGCCCGCCGCAGCCCCGTCAGCGCGGTGATCTTCGTGGATCTCGATGGGTTCACCGCCGTCAACGACTCGGCCGGGCACGCGGCCGGCGACCAGGTGCTGGCCCAGGCCGCACGGCGGCTGCGCGCCGCGGTCCCCGCCGACGACACGGTCGCGCGCTGGGGCGGCGACGAGTTCGCGGTCCTGGTCGAGACGGCCTCCGACGCCCAGTCCGTCGTGGATCTCGCCGAGCGCCTGCTCCGGGTGCTGTCCGCCGAGCCCTACCGGGTGGGCGAGCGCGGCATCGCGCTGACCGCCGGGGTGGGCGTGGCCTTCGCCGACGACGACCTCGCCTCCACCACCGAGGCGCACAGCCTCGACGAGACGGGCTCGGCCTCGCTGATCCGCAACGGCGACCTGGCGATGACCAGGGCCAAGGAACTGGGCGGCGGGCGCGTAGAGGTGTTCGCAACCCAGATGCACGCCGCCGTCGTCCGCCGGATGGAACTGAGCAGCGACCTCCAGCGCGCCCTCGCCGAAGAGGAGTTCGAGGTCGTGTTCCAGCCGGTCTTCGACCTCGCCGACGGCAGGGTGACCGGGGTCGAGGCGCTCGCCCGCTGGCGCCGCGACGGCGATCTCGTGCCGCCTCAGGACTTCCTGGACGCCGCCGAGGAGTCCGGCCTGATCGTGCCGCTCGGCGCCTGGATCCTGCGCGAGGCGTGCGGCCGGGCCGCGCGCTGGCGGGCCGAGGGCTGGGAGATCGGCCTGTCGGTGAACTTCACCGCCCGGCAGATCGCCGCCCCGAAGTTCGCCGCGACCGTCGCCGCCGCGCTGACCGAGACCGGCCTGCCGCCGCACGCCCTCACCCTCGAGGTGAAGGAGGAGGTCCTGGTCGAGCAGATCCAGGGCGGCGAGCAGAACGACGAGCGCCTCGCGGTGCTCCGGGAGCTCGGCGTGCGCCTGGCGATCGACGACTTCGGCACCGGCTACGCCTCCCTGGCCTTCCTCGGCCAGCTCCCCGTCGACGTCATCAAGATCGACCCGTCCTTCACCGCGGGCCTCGACGGTGACGAGACCCGCACCCTCCTCACCCGGACGATCATCAGCCTCGGCTCCGACCTGGGCCTGACCGTCGTCGCCGAGGGGATCGAGAGCGCCGCCCAGCAGGAGGCCCTGCGCGGCATGGGCTGCCACCGGGGCCAGGGATTCCACCTGGCACGGCCCATGTCGGCCGCGCGCATCGACGCGGAGATCCGTCCCGGGGTCGTCCCGCTGCCCGGTGTCCAGGCCGGTTGA
- the ilvN gene encoding acetolactate synthase small subunit — MSRHTLSVLVENKPGVLARIAGLFSRRGFNIDSLAVGETEHPEISRITIVVSVSDLPLEQVTKQLNKLINVLKIVELEPSSSVQRELILVKVATSAEIRSQVLEIVQMFRAKVVDVAPDAVTIEATGNRDKLEALLKCLEPFGIKELVQSGIIAVGRGARSISDRSLRALESRSA; from the coding sequence ATGAGCCGGCACACACTCTCCGTTCTCGTCGAGAACAAGCCGGGGGTCCTGGCCCGCATCGCGGGCCTGTTCTCCCGCCGCGGCTTCAACATCGACTCCCTCGCGGTCGGTGAGACCGAGCACCCGGAGATCTCGCGCATCACGATCGTCGTGAGCGTCTCGGACCTTCCGCTGGAGCAGGTCACCAAGCAGCTGAACAAGCTCATCAACGTGCTCAAGATCGTCGAGCTCGAACCGTCCTCCTCGGTCCAGCGCGAGCTGATCCTCGTCAAGGTCGCCACCTCGGCCGAGATCCGCTCCCAGGTCCTGGAGATCGTCCAGATGTTCCGGGCCAAGGTCGTCGATGTCGCCCCCGACGCGGTGACGATCGAGGCGACCGGCAACCGTGACAAGCTAGAGGCGCTGCTCAAGTGCCTCGAGCCGTTCGGTATCAAGGAATTGGTGCAGTCGGGCATCATCGCGGTCGGCCGCGGCGCCCGCTCCATCTCCGATCGTTCGCTGCGTGCGCTCGAATCGCGCAGCGCGTAA
- the ilvC gene encoding ketol-acid reductoisomerase, with amino-acid sequence MFYDNDADLSIIQGKSVAVIGYGSQGHAHALSLRDSGVDVRVGLPEGSKSRAKAEADGLRVVTPREAAAEANLIMILAPDHLQAGIYENDIKPELSEGDALFFGHGLNIRFGLIEPPAGVDVAMVAPKGPGHLVRRQFEAGRGVPVIVAVEKDESGSAWALALSYAKGIGGLRAGGIKTTFKEETETDLFGEQAVLCGGTAELIKTGFEVLVEAGYQPEVAYFECLHELKLIVDLIYEGGIQKMYWSVSDTAEFGGYTRGPRIITSDTKAEMKKILAEIQSGEFTKELVAEFAAGQPNHLKYREELGSHPIEVTGAKLRPMFSWLND; translated from the coding sequence ATGTTCTACGACAACGACGCTGACCTGAGCATCATCCAGGGCAAGAGCGTCGCGGTGATCGGCTACGGCTCCCAGGGTCACGCGCACGCGCTCTCCCTGCGTGACTCCGGTGTCGACGTGCGGGTCGGCCTGCCCGAGGGATCCAAGTCCCGGGCCAAGGCCGAGGCCGACGGCCTGCGCGTCGTCACCCCGCGCGAGGCCGCCGCCGAAGCGAACCTGATCATGATCCTGGCCCCGGACCACCTCCAGGCCGGCATCTACGAGAACGACATCAAGCCGGAGCTGTCGGAGGGCGACGCGCTCTTCTTCGGCCACGGCCTGAACATCCGCTTCGGCCTCATCGAGCCGCCGGCGGGCGTCGACGTCGCCATGGTCGCCCCGAAGGGCCCGGGCCACCTGGTCCGCCGCCAGTTCGAGGCCGGCCGCGGCGTCCCCGTGATCGTCGCCGTCGAGAAGGACGAGTCCGGCAGCGCCTGGGCCCTCGCCCTGTCCTACGCCAAGGGCATCGGCGGCCTCCGTGCGGGTGGCATCAAGACCACCTTCAAGGAGGAGACCGAGACCGACCTGTTCGGTGAGCAGGCCGTGCTGTGCGGCGGCACCGCCGAGCTGATCAAGACCGGCTTCGAGGTCCTGGTCGAGGCCGGCTACCAGCCCGAGGTCGCGTACTTCGAGTGCCTCCACGAGCTCAAGCTGATCGTCGACCTCATCTACGAGGGCGGCATCCAGAAGATGTACTGGTCGGTGTCGGACACCGCCGAGTTCGGCGGCTACACTCGCGGCCCGCGCATCATCACCTCGGACACCAAGGCCGAGATGAAGAAGATCCTCGCCGAGATCCAGTCGGGTGAGTTCACCAAGGAACTGGTCGCGGAGTTCGCGGCCGGCCAGCCGAACCACCTGAAGTACCGGGAAGAGCTCGGCTCGCACCCGATCGAGGTCACCGGCGCCAAGCTGCGCCCGATGTTCTCCTGGCTGAACGACTGA